CGCGATCGCGACCCGTACCGTGCTCATCTGGCTTCTCCCTCTTCCTCGACGATCGTGCGGCGGCGCGGGGTCCGCCCCGCCGCGCCGACCCTGTGTGTCGCCTGTGCCGTTGCTGCCTGTGCTGTTGTTGTTGCCACCGCCGGTGCCACCGGTGCGTTCACCGGTGGCACCCCGGCCGCCGCCTCCCGGGCGCGCTCGCGCTCGGCCTCGATGAGCCGGTCGAGCCAGGCGATGTCGCGCTCGGTGGACTCCGAGGTGTGCTCCATCAGCGATCGTGTGTACCGGTCGAGCCGGCCCTCGGCTCCGGCCACCGCCGCCTGGGCGTCGAGCAGGCGCTGTACCAGGTGGGCCCGGCGCCGCTCGAGGAGGCGCAGCCGGGCGTGCGGGGGCAGGTAGCGGGCGAAGGCGAGCCGCAGCCCGAAGCTGCGGGCGTCGTCGGCCCCGGCCGCGTGCTCGTTGTCGAGCAGCTCGGTGAACTGGCGCCGGCCCTCCTCGGTGATGCGGTACACCTTGCGGCTCCGCCGCCCGAGGGCGGGCCCGGCCCGCCGGGCCCGCAGCGCCGCCCGTTCGCCGCTCAGCGAGCCCGTCATGGGGACCGGGGGCGAGGCGCCCGGTCCCGAGTCCTCGGTGGCCTGCACCGCCCCGGCCCGCTCCAGGCGCGACAGTGCCGGGTACAGGGACCCGAACGACACGTTGGAGACCTGCCCCAGCTCGTCGCGCAGGCGCTTGCGGATCTCGTAGCCGTGCATGGCCTGGCCCTCCAGGAG
This region of Acidimicrobiales bacterium genomic DNA includes:
- a CDS encoding PadR family transcriptional regulator, whose amino-acid sequence is MLELAILGLLEGQAMHGYEIRKRLRDELGQVSNVSFGSLYPALSRLERAGAVQATEDSGPGASPPVPMTGSLSGERAALRARRAGPALGRRSRKVYRITEEGRRQFTELLDNEHAAGADDARSFGLRLAFARYLPPHARLRLLERRRAHLVQRLLDAQAAVAGAEGRLDRYTRSLMEHTSESTERDIAWLDRLIEAERERAREAAAGVPPVNAPVAPAVATTTAQAATAQATHRVGAAGRTPRRRTIVEEEGEAR